Proteins encoded within one genomic window of Humulus lupulus chromosome 1, drHumLupu1.1, whole genome shotgun sequence:
- the LOC133827513 gene encoding uncharacterized protein LOC133827513: MCSSLSKSVLEAIVVNGKLHLGSLYNLLLTCEKIDYERIIWWKLSAPKHRFILWQAVNSHLLTRDFLHYCGLNVTSILYPVCVQADESHTHLFFDCIFSKRIMQRVYGWLGEVIWPEKFEDWLVWLACRRSGWVLQIVVEALDATVYFIWLNKNICCFDNSCFTILKMHSLIWFTVKTRVLNLSSRKLSSRERQMLEFVSCV; this comes from the coding sequence ATGTGTAGCTCTTTATCTAAAAGTGTTTTGGAGGCTATTGTGGTGAATGGTAAGCTTCATTTGGGTAGTCTTTACAATTTGCTTCTTACTTGTGAGAAGATTGATTATGAGAGAATTATTTGGTGGAAACTTTCAGCCCCTAAACATAGGTTTATTTTGTGGCAAGCTGTTAATAGTCATCTTCTTACTAGGGATTTTCTCCATTATTGTGGTTTGAATGTTACCTCTATTTTATACCCGGTTTGCGTTCAAGCTGATGAAAGTCATACTCACTTATTTTTTGACTGCATCTTCTCCAAGAGGATCATGCAAAGAGTTTATGGTTGGCTTGGAGAGGTGATTTGGCCTGAGAAGTTTGAAGATTGGCTTGTGTGGCTTGCTTGTAGAAGGAGCGGTTGGGTGCTCCAAATTGTGGTTGAGGCTCTAGATGCCACAGTTTATTTCATTTGGTTAAATAAGAACATTTGTTGCTTTGATAATAGTTGTTTTACAATTCTTAAAATGCATAGCTTGATTTGGTTCACTGTAAAAACCAGAGTTCTCAATCTAAGTTCTAGAAAGTTATCTTCTAGAGAGAGGCAAATGCTTGAGTTTGTTAGTTGCGTGTAA